The Daucus carota subsp. sativus chromosome 2, DH1 v3.0, whole genome shotgun sequence genome includes a window with the following:
- the LOC108210186 gene encoding transcription factor GAMYB produces MSNRTNESEDKMEANDYMDSPSTEEATSEGNMTGGGLLKKGPWTSAEDAILVDYVEKHGEGNWNAVQKHSGLFRCGKSCRLRWANHLRPDLKKGSFTPDEERRIIELHAKMGNKWARMAAELPGRTDNEIKNFWNTRIKRRQRAGLPIYPPDICSQSFDENSPSLNMGRFSSGETPNPEFLPTNNLEIPSVEFKGLGVNQELYPSFVNIPAGNFLSAGLSPSCSNSILYSKMHPAKRLRESELSLPGFGAVHPALEQYNDDFQTASKSFRTSYDHDISSSSYLPSGSHALINGNSSSLPISWAMKLELPSLQYSHSQMGSWASPSPLPSLESVDTLIQTPPSEHAESGHHSPQNNGLLESILYESRALKNTKNNSCGQTPNTDAPANGADSSSQLHDASQLHDADWDSCGDPNSPLGHSTASVYRECTPVSGNSLDEPQLMKTLPVKQEKPDWVSMTNGNETDGNSRHLNISRPDFLLDSNWFGLSADYGKDYFILRDAIGALLAEDVA; encoded by the exons ATGAGTAATAGGACTAATGAAAGCGAAGACAAGATGGAGGCCAATGATTACATGGATTCACCATCAACTGAGGAAGCAACCAGTGAAGGGAACATGACTGGTGGTGGGCTTTTAAAGAAAGGCCCCTGGACATCTGCAGAAGATGCCATTTTGGTTGATTATGTAGAGAAGCATGGAGAGGGAAACTGGAACGCTGTCCAAAAGCACTCAGGACTCTTTCGCTGTGGAAAAAGCTGTCGTCTTCGCTGGGCAAATCACCTTAGACCGGATCTTAAGAAAGGTTCGTTTACGCCTGATGAAGAGCGGCGCATCATAGAACTTCATGCTAAGATGGGAAACAAGTGGGCTCGAATGGCTGCAGAG TTACCTGGACGTACTGACAATGAGATAAAAAATTTCTGGAACACAAGAATTAAAAGACGACAACGGGCTGGCTTGCCGATTTACCCCCCTGACATCTGTTCGCAGTCCTTCGATGAGAATTCCCCAAGTCTAAACATGGGTAGATTCTCAAGTGGTGAAACACCCAATCCTGAATTCTTACCAACCAATAACTTGGAGATTCCATCTGTCGAGTTCAAAGGTTTGGGAGTAAACCAAGAGCTCTATCCATCTTTTGTTAATATTCCTGCAGGTAACTTTCTTTCAGCGGGTCTCAGTCCTTCCTGCAGTAATAGCATTCTGTACTCAAAAATGCATCCAGCTAAGCGTCTTCGAGAATCAGAATTGTCACTTCCTGGTTTTGGTGCTGTTCATCCTGCACTCGAACAGTATAATGATGATTTTCAAACTGCCAGCAAGTCCTTCAGGACTTCATATGATCATGATATATCATCATCCTCGTATTTACCTTCGGGCAGCCATGCCCTTATAAATGGCAACTCTTCTTCTTTACCCATCTCTTGGGCAATGAAGCTAGAGCTCCCTTCACTCCAATATTCACATTCTCAAATGGGAAGCTGGGCCTCACCCTCCCCACTGCCTTCCCTTGAGTCTGTTGATACTCTAATCCAAACTCCTCCAAGTGAGCATGCAGAGTCAGGTCATCACTCCCCGCAGAATAATGGCCTATTGGAATCTATACTGTATGAATCACGAGCTCTGAAAAACACAAAGAATAATTCATGTGGGCAGACTCCAAACACCGATGCCCCTGCAAATGGTGCTGACAGTTCATCACAGCTCCATGATGCATCACAGCTCCATGATGCAGACTGGGATTCTTGTGGCGACCCAAACTCTCCTCTTGGTCATTCTACTGCCTCGGTATACCGCGAATGTACTCCTGTCAGTGGAAACTCATTGGATGAACCTCAGTTGATGAAGACTCTGCCAG ttaagcAAGAAAAGCCCGACTGGGTTTCAATGACAAACGGTAATGAAACGGATGGAAATTCCCGTCACTTGAACATTTCCAGGCCAGATTTTCTTCTCGACTCAAATTGGTTTGGCCTTAGTGCTGATTATGGCAAGGATTATTTCATCTTAAGAGATGCTATCGGAGCACTTCTTGCTGAGGATGTTGCCTGA